The following are from one region of the Stanieria sp. NIES-3757 genome:
- the hspA3_2 gene encoding heat shock protein Hsp20 translates to MAIIRYNPWQEINSLQRQLNRLFDENSMFEVANLAKFPAAELTETEDAIHLKLEVPGMEAKDLDIQVTVDHVSISGERKSETKSEANGKTHSEFRYGKFQRVIPLPVRIKNTNVTAEYKDGILNLTLPKAEEEKNKVVKVNLGDTTV, encoded by the coding sequence ATGGCAATTATCCGTTACAATCCTTGGCAAGAAATAAATTCTTTACAACGTCAACTAAATCGCCTTTTTGATGAAAACTCGATGTTTGAGGTTGCTAATCTAGCTAAATTTCCTGCTGCTGAATTGACGGAAACTGAGGATGCTATCCATCTCAAACTTGAAGTTCCTGGTATGGAAGCTAAAGATTTAGACATTCAAGTAACAGTAGACCATGTTTCAATCAGTGGCGAACGTAAATCAGAAACTAAATCGGAAGCAAATGGTAAAACTCATTCTGAATTTCGTTACGGAAAATTCCAAAGAGTGATTCCTTTACCTGTACGAATTAAAAATACCAATGTTACCGCCGAGTACAAAGATGGTATTCTCAATTTAACTTTGCCAAAAGCGGAAGAAGAAAAAAACAAAGTAGTCAAAGTAAATCTTGGTGACACTACTGTGTAA
- a CDS encoding hypothetical protein (protein of unknown function DUF362), with translation MYTVSLIRAQSYELKELRNQLQSLLEPLGGINAFVQEGDRVLLKPNLLTGSRPTKECITRPEIVYCVAQLVQEAGGKPFLGDSPAFGSAKGVAKANGYLPLVEELNLPIVEFHGHRYPIESNDFDHLRLSKEAMDADVVINLPKIKSHLQLTLTMGVKNLFGCVPGKMKAWWHMEAGKDAHRFGEMLVETAKAIAPNLTIVDGIIGHEGNGPSGGEPRQLGVLGASADVFALDIAIAEILNVNPELVPTIVAQSKLGCCSDLAKIEFPHQHPRDLQIADWKLPDALMPIDFGLPRVLRSTFKHFYIRFIKEPIKTYTSK, from the coding sequence ATGTATACTGTCAGTTTGATCCGCGCTCAATCCTACGAGTTAAAAGAATTACGCAATCAGCTCCAATCTCTACTCGAACCTTTAGGAGGAATTAACGCTTTTGTTCAGGAAGGCGATCGCGTTTTATTAAAGCCCAATTTATTAACAGGTAGTCGTCCGACTAAGGAATGTATTACTCGTCCTGAAATAGTTTATTGTGTTGCTCAATTAGTACAAGAAGCTGGTGGTAAACCTTTTTTAGGGGATAGTCCCGCTTTTGGTAGTGCGAAAGGAGTTGCTAAAGCGAATGGTTATCTACCTCTTGTTGAAGAATTAAATTTGCCGATTGTGGAATTTCACGGTCATCGTTATCCAATCGAAAGTAACGATTTCGATCATTTGCGATTATCAAAAGAAGCTATGGATGCAGATGTAGTGATCAATCTACCTAAAATCAAATCCCATCTGCAACTAACTTTAACTATGGGAGTAAAAAACCTATTCGGTTGTGTGCCAGGTAAAATGAAAGCATGGTGGCACATGGAAGCAGGAAAAGATGCCCACCGTTTTGGTGAGATGCTAGTAGAAACAGCCAAAGCGATCGCACCAAATTTAACCATTGTTGATGGGATTATCGGTCATGAAGGAAATGGCCCTAGTGGTGGAGAACCTCGTCAATTAGGTGTTTTAGGTGCATCGGCTGATGTATTTGCCTTAGATATAGCGATCGCAGAAATTCTTAATGTTAATCCTGAATTAGTTCCGACAATTGTGGCTCAATCAAAGTTAGGATGTTGTTCAGATTTAGCTAAGATAGAATTTCCTCATCAACATCCCAGAGATTTACAGATTGCCGATTGGAAGTTACCTGACGCTCTGATGCCGATTGATTTTGGTTTACCTCGTGTACTTCGTTCCACTTTTAAACATTTTTATATTCGCTTTATCAAAGAACCAATCAAGACTTATACCTCAAAATGA
- a CDS encoding sulfate ABC transporter, periplasmic sulfate-binding protein, translating to MQKLFKLRKFFLIGVIVSLVVIYSGSAIKTTRATADNGVELTLVSYAVTENAYKNIIANFTKQWQEKTGQTVNFNQSYGGSGSQTRAVIDGLEADVVALALALDTKKIEEGGLIQPGWEQEFPNGSIVTKSVAALVKRDDTIAVNGWSDLANDGIQVVTANPKTSGGARWNFLALWGSVTQAGGSEQQATDFISKVFQNVPLLPKDAREASEVFFNQDQGNVLINYENEVLLANQQGKNLPYLVPTDYNISIDNPVAIVDENVDRHGNREVVEAFVEYLFTPEAQREFAKAGFRSVDPTVAQEFASQYPTINNLFTVEDLGGWDSIQSKFFEDGAIFDQIVAQASK from the coding sequence ATGCAAAAACTGTTCAAGCTCCGAAAATTCTTTTTGATTGGGGTAATTGTTAGTTTGGTCGTTATTTATTCTGGCTCGGCTATCAAAACAACTAGGGCTACTGCTGACAACGGCGTTGAATTAACGCTGGTGTCTTACGCCGTTACCGAAAATGCCTACAAAAACATCATTGCCAACTTTACTAAGCAATGGCAGGAAAAAACAGGGCAAACTGTTAACTTCAATCAAAGTTATGGAGGTTCTGGTTCGCAAACTCGTGCTGTTATTGATGGTTTAGAAGCAGATGTAGTTGCTTTAGCTCTTGCCCTCGATACCAAAAAAATTGAAGAAGGAGGATTAATTCAACCTGGTTGGGAACAAGAATTCCCAAACGGTTCAATTGTTACCAAGTCTGTTGCTGCATTGGTCAAACGCGATGATACCATTGCTGTTAATGGATGGTCTGATTTAGCTAATGATGGGATTCAAGTAGTTACTGCTAACCCGAAAACCTCTGGTGGCGCACGTTGGAATTTTCTGGCACTTTGGGGTTCTGTGACTCAAGCAGGAGGAAGCGAACAACAAGCTACAGATTTTATTAGTAAAGTATTTCAAAATGTACCTTTACTACCTAAAGATGCTCGTGAAGCTAGTGAAGTTTTCTTTAACCAGGATCAGGGTAACGTCTTAATTAATTATGAAAATGAAGTACTTTTAGCCAACCAACAGGGTAAAAATTTACCTTATTTAGTACCTACAGACTACAATATTTCAATTGACAATCCAGTTGCCATTGTTGATGAAAATGTTGACAGACATGGCAATCGGGAAGTAGTAGAAGCCTTTGTTGAGTATTTATTTACGCCTGAAGCACAAAGAGAATTTGCTAAAGCTGGATTTCGTTCTGTCGATCCGACAGTAGCTCAAGAGTTTGCCTCTCAATATCCAACCATCAATAATCTGTTTACGGTAGAAGATTTAGGTGGTTGGGACTCAATTCAAAGCAAATTCTTTGAAGATGGAGCTATTTTCGACCAAATTGTGGCTCAAGCAAGTAAATAG
- a CDS encoding Transcriptional Regulator, LysR family, with protein sequence MTFEQLRIFLAVVEHLHFTRAADALYITQPAVSAAIQNLEAEYGVKLFHRIGRHIEITEAGKLLHTEAQKILDQVTITERALKELNDLQRGELRLGASFTVGNYWLPEKIRKFKQIYPHLSINCTLANAEKIVKGTVTGHLDLGLLAGEVKLSLQNNLEQKIVGSDRLQIVVGKSHPWFKRTTINVKELTTTTWIMRETGSGAQQMFEQALQKWGITPNKLKVMFVLNSSEMIKTLVEKGVGAAAVPELMVQKEIQFSTLNCVKIEHPTQDITFDIIRPVLLVKHRQRFQTKISKAFEAILIEQETKNIRALLEAREHE encoded by the coding sequence ATGACATTCGAGCAGTTACGAATTTTTTTGGCTGTAGTAGAACATTTACACTTTACTCGTGCTGCCGATGCTCTTTATATTACTCAACCTGCTGTTAGTGCTGCGATTCAAAATTTAGAAGCAGAATATGGTGTCAAGTTATTTCATCGCATTGGTCGTCATATTGAAATTACCGAAGCTGGAAAACTCTTACACACAGAAGCACAAAAAATTCTCGATCAGGTAACGATAACAGAACGAGCATTAAAAGAGTTAAATGATTTGCAAAGAGGAGAGTTGAGATTGGGAGCAAGTTTTACTGTTGGCAACTATTGGCTACCAGAAAAGATTCGCAAGTTTAAACAAATATATCCTCATCTTTCGATTAACTGCACTCTTGCTAATGCAGAAAAAATTGTTAAGGGAACAGTAACAGGACATTTAGATCTTGGTTTATTAGCTGGAGAAGTTAAACTATCACTACAAAATAATTTAGAACAAAAAATAGTGGGAAGCGATCGCTTGCAAATTGTGGTTGGTAAATCTCATCCTTGGTTTAAACGAACCACAATTAATGTTAAAGAACTAACAACTACAACTTGGATTATGCGAGAAACTGGTTCAGGAGCTCAACAAATGTTTGAGCAAGCTTTACAAAAATGGGGAATTACGCCTAACAAACTTAAGGTAATGTTTGTTTTAAATAGTAGCGAAATGATTAAAACATTAGTAGAAAAAGGTGTTGGAGCAGCAGCAGTTCCTGAGTTAATGGTTCAGAAAGAAATCCAATTCTCGACACTCAATTGTGTCAAGATCGAACATCCAACTCAAGATATAACTTTTGATATTATTAGACCTGTTTTATTAGTCAAACATCGTCAACGCTTTCAAACTAAAATATCTAAAGCTTTTGAGGCAATCTTGATAGAACAAGAAACTAAGAATATTAGAGCTTTATTAGAAGCTAGAGAACACGAATAA
- a CDS encoding putative Transcriptional Regulator, Crp/Fnr family, whose translation MFSSSSLSNLVAKGIYHRFKRHVTFPDGTYNVWKIEAGVVRTLTWLEDGSIVTLGIWGEGDIVGQSLSKIEPYTIECLTEVKAINFSWQQEDNLTVNLFNHINQLEELSIIRSHKRIEIALIKFLAWLAKKFGRQIETGYLIDFQLTHQDMAEILGSTRVTITRALKNLEEQGMIERLPLRQILLREEEVWYYEI comes from the coding sequence ATGTTTTCTTCTTCGTCTTTATCTAACCTTGTAGCTAAAGGAATTTATCATCGCTTTAAACGCCATGTCACTTTTCCCGATGGTACATATAATGTTTGGAAAATTGAAGCAGGAGTAGTAAGAACTTTAACGTGGCTTGAAGATGGTTCGATTGTAACTTTAGGTATCTGGGGAGAAGGAGATATTGTTGGGCAGTCCTTATCAAAAATAGAGCCTTATACAATAGAGTGTCTTACAGAAGTAAAAGCTATTAATTTTTCTTGGCAACAGGAAGATAACTTAACAGTCAATCTATTTAATCATATCAATCAATTAGAAGAATTAAGTATTATTCGTAGTCATAAAAGAATTGAAATAGCATTGATCAAGTTTTTGGCTTGGTTAGCTAAAAAATTTGGTCGTCAAATAGAAACTGGATATTTAATTGATTTTCAACTTACTCATCAAGACATGGCTGAAATCTTGGGTTCAACTAGAGTAACTATTACTCGTGCATTAAAAAATTTGGAAGAACAAGGAATGATCGAACGTCTTCCGCTGCGTCAAATTTTATTACGAGAAGAAGAAGTATGGTACTACGAGATTTAA
- a CDS encoding sulfate transport system ATP-binding protein: protein MSIVIEKVSKQFGNFQALNQIDLKVNSGSLVALLGPSGSGKSTLLRAIAGLEPPDTGKIFINKQDTTNLDIRKRNIGFVFQHYALFKHLTIWKNIAFGLTIRKYSPSAIKKRVEELLDLIQLQGFSDRYPSQLSGGQRQRVALARALAVEPQVLLLDEPFGALDAKVRKELRAWLRKFHEQVGVTTILVTHDREEAMEVADRIVVMNQGQIEQVGTVEEIYDRPASPFVMSFIGEVNVLPDHVDFCQKLGLPTHDNKVFVRPHDIELLTSPDEKVATGKLQRVINLGYQVQAELMIDDSLPLNVQLSRDKFSELALQTGQKVFIKLKETKSFVRS, encoded by the coding sequence ATGAGTATTGTCATTGAAAAAGTATCAAAGCAATTTGGCAATTTTCAAGCTTTAAATCAGATCGATTTAAAAGTAAATTCGGGGAGTTTAGTAGCGTTATTAGGTCCTTCGGGATCGGGAAAATCTACCCTGTTAAGAGCGATCGCAGGTCTTGAACCTCCTGATACAGGCAAGATATTTATCAACAAGCAAGATACTACTAATCTTGATATTAGAAAGCGCAATATTGGCTTCGTGTTTCAGCATTATGCTTTATTCAAACACTTAACAATCTGGAAAAATATTGCTTTTGGACTGACGATTCGCAAGTATTCTCCTTCAGCTATAAAAAAAAGAGTAGAAGAATTATTAGACTTAATCCAGTTACAAGGATTCAGCGATCGCTATCCGAGTCAACTATCTGGTGGACAAAGACAAAGAGTTGCTCTCGCACGTGCTTTAGCTGTTGAACCCCAAGTTCTATTATTAGACGAGCCTTTTGGTGCTTTAGATGCTAAAGTTCGCAAAGAACTTCGTGCTTGGTTGCGTAAATTTCACGAACAAGTTGGCGTTACTACGATTTTAGTTACTCACGACCGCGAAGAAGCGATGGAAGTAGCGGATCGAATTGTGGTCATGAATCAAGGTCAAATCGAACAAGTAGGAACAGTAGAAGAAATCTATGACCGCCCAGCTAGTCCTTTTGTGATGAGTTTTATTGGAGAAGTAAATGTATTGCCCGATCATGTCGACTTTTGCCAAAAGCTGGGGTTACCAACCCATGACAATAAAGTTTTTGTACGTCCCCACGATATCGAACTATTAACTTCTCCTGATGAAAAAGTAGCGACTGGTAAATTACAAAGAGTGATTAATTTAGGTTATCAAGTTCAAGCCGAATTAATGATTGATGATAGTTTACCTTTAAATGTTCAATTGAGTCGTGATAAGTTTAGTGAGTTAGCTCTACAAACAGGACAAAAAGTTTTTATTAAACTGAAAGAAACTAAATCTTTTGTTCGCTCTTAA
- a CDS encoding amino acid permease-associated region, whose amino-acid sequence MTTKIKHRQNTHGLKPDCLSFKEVLAQSFAVIAPTTIPASNLGLIVALSGNGTWLSFLIGLIGLVLVSININQFASRSASPGSLYSYIVQGLGPTAGVICGWSLVLAYLFTGMSVLCGFASFSGVLCGHLGIHPSSITLLSMGAGIAWYAGYKDIQLSAMAMLWIEGVSLLLILMLGFVIWQHHGFVLDMSQLTLEGVTPGHLATGLVLVMFGFSGFESATSLGHEAKKPLKTIPKAVMGSVILAGLFFIVMTYVEILGFSSTGMSITEVEEPLGFLSREMGIGWLGELIGFGALFSFFACVLGSINPAARIFFSMARHGLFPASLGTTHLANRTPHVAVTICSFLVFLVPAVLSLFEIKLFESMGYLGAMCSYGFLTVYILISLAAPIYLHKIRKLRLQDVVFSISAIAFMMIPLLGSVGIPGSKLFPPPEAPYNLFPYLFLIYMTLTSGWFIFQKSRFPGITRAMKRSMEEIQEQLATPETVPSMPTRNYPYED is encoded by the coding sequence ATGACCACCAAAATCAAACATAGGCAAAACACTCATGGTTTAAAGCCTGATTGCCTATCCTTTAAAGAAGTTCTAGCTCAATCTTTTGCCGTTATTGCACCTACTACTATACCAGCATCTAACCTCGGTTTAATAGTTGCCCTTTCAGGCAATGGTACTTGGCTTAGTTTTTTAATCGGCTTAATCGGTTTAGTCTTGGTCAGTATTAATATTAATCAGTTTGCCAGTCGTTCCGCTTCTCCAGGTTCGCTTTATTCTTACATCGTACAAGGATTAGGTCCAACAGCAGGAGTTATTTGCGGTTGGAGTTTAGTACTGGCTTATTTATTTACAGGTATGTCAGTTTTATGTGGATTTGCAAGCTTTAGCGGTGTTTTATGCGGTCATCTGGGCATTCACCCTTCTAGCATAACTTTGCTGTCAATGGGCGCAGGAATTGCTTGGTATGCAGGTTATAAAGATATTCAACTCTCAGCTATGGCGATGCTGTGGATAGAAGGAGTATCTCTGTTGCTAATCCTGATGTTAGGGTTTGTCATTTGGCAACACCACGGTTTTGTCTTAGATATGTCTCAATTAACTCTTGAAGGAGTAACACCAGGTCATTTGGCAACAGGACTAGTTTTGGTTATGTTTGGTTTTTCTGGTTTTGAAAGTGCTACTTCTTTAGGACATGAAGCTAAAAAACCTTTAAAAACGATCCCCAAAGCAGTTATGGGTAGCGTTATTTTGGCAGGTTTGTTCTTTATTGTGATGACCTATGTTGAAATTTTAGGTTTTAGTAGTACAGGAATGTCAATTACTGAAGTCGAAGAACCCCTTGGCTTTTTGTCTCGTGAGATGGGAATCGGTTGGTTAGGAGAATTAATTGGATTTGGAGCTTTATTTAGCTTTTTTGCCTGTGTCTTGGGCAGTATCAATCCCGCAGCCAGAATTTTCTTTTCGATGGCGCGTCATGGTTTGTTTCCTGCTTCTTTAGGCACAACTCATTTAGCTAACCGCACACCTCACGTTGCTGTCACCATTTGCTCATTTTTAGTCTTTCTGGTTCCTGCTGTTCTATCTCTATTTGAGATCAAACTGTTTGAAAGTATGGGTTATTTAGGAGCAATGTGCAGTTACGGATTTTTAACCGTCTACATTTTGATTTCTCTTGCTGCACCTATCTATCTACATAAAATTAGAAAACTTCGTCTTCAAGATGTAGTCTTTTCCATCAGCGCGATCGCTTTTATGATGATTCCTCTTCTGGGAAGTGTGGGAATTCCTGGTAGCAAACTTTTCCCACCTCCAGAAGCTCCTTACAATCTTTTTCCTTATTTATTTTTAATCTATATGACTCTAACTTCTGGCTGGTTTATCTTTCAAAAATCTCGTTTCCCAGGGATCACAAGAGCGATGAAGCGAAGTATGGAAGAAATTCAAGAACAGTTGGCTACTCCAGAAACAGTTCCTTCAATGCCAACCAGAAATTACCCATACGAAGATTAA
- a CDS encoding cadmium resistance transporter, with amino-acid sequence MSELVTAIPTGLTAFCATNLDDILILLLFFSQVNGSFRRRHIIAGQYLGFTTLVLASLPGFFGSLILPRPWIGLLGILPVVIGISRLLEQKTDDFEEEEEIEPVSKDSFLSFLSPQTYGVAAVTFANGGDNIGIYVPLFANSSWSSLLVIIGEFWLLVGIWCYAAYKLTKTKAIAELLTRYGNNLIPFVLIALGVLILLDSQTLSNPTLTVIALLASSFALMSLNKNNEQLCEITSSTTQLDK; translated from the coding sequence ATGAGTGAATTAGTTACGGCAATTCCCACAGGTTTAACTGCCTTTTGTGCCACCAATCTAGATGATATTCTTATTTTGCTACTCTTTTTTTCTCAGGTAAATGGTTCATTTCGTCGCCGACATATTATAGCAGGTCAATATCTTGGTTTTACTACCTTAGTTTTAGCAAGTCTACCTGGTTTTTTTGGCAGTCTAATTTTACCAAGACCTTGGATTGGATTATTAGGAATTCTTCCTGTTGTCATTGGTATTAGTCGTTTATTAGAGCAAAAAACTGATGATTTTGAAGAAGAAGAAGAAATAGAACCAGTTTCAAAAGACTCTTTTTTGAGTTTTCTTTCTCCTCAAACCTATGGGGTAGCAGCAGTTACTTTTGCTAATGGAGGTGATAATATCGGCATTTATGTACCATTATTTGCGAATAGTAGTTGGTCGAGTTTACTGGTAATTATTGGTGAGTTCTGGTTATTGGTAGGTATTTGGTGCTACGCTGCCTATAAATTGACTAAAACTAAAGCGATCGCGGAGTTATTAACTCGTTATGGCAACAATTTAATTCCTTTTGTCCTGATTGCTTTGGGTGTTTTGATTTTGTTGGATAGTCAGACCTTATCCAATCCTACCTTAACGGTAATAGCTCTACTTGCTAGCAGTTTTGCTTTGATGAGTTTAAATAAAAACAATGAGCAACTTTGTGAAATTACTTCGTCAACAACCCAATTAGACAAGTAA
- a CDS encoding cadmium resistance transporter yields MSWWVRTVIAGSTAFVATNIDDIIILMLFFSRTNSSFRRRHIVVGQYLGFVALIVASLPGFFGGLIVPRAWIGLLGIVPIIIGISHLMNGKEDEQEIKTVSDAHRQEGNKSFFSKGIAKSLLVVIAPQTYQVAAVTFANGGDNIGIYVPLFASSNLADLGIILLTFFVLIGVWCYVAYQLARHPLIARALTKYGKRVVPFVLIGLGIFILVESGTYQLLSSFQFK; encoded by the coding sequence ATGAGTTGGTGGGTAAGAACTGTGATCGCAGGAAGTACAGCGTTTGTTGCAACTAATATCGATGACATAATTATCTTAATGCTGTTTTTCTCCCGAACGAATAGCTCTTTTCGTCGCCGACACATTGTAGTAGGTCAGTATTTAGGTTTTGTTGCCTTGATCGTAGCGAGTCTTCCAGGTTTCTTTGGTGGTTTAATCGTACCGCGAGCTTGGATCGGATTACTCGGGATCGTTCCTATCATCATTGGAATTAGTCATTTAATGAATGGCAAGGAAGATGAGCAGGAAATCAAAACAGTCTCAGATGCTCACCGCCAAGAAGGAAACAAATCATTTTTTAGTAAGGGGATCGCTAAAAGCTTACTCGTGGTAATTGCACCACAAACTTATCAAGTTGCAGCAGTCACCTTTGCCAATGGTGGAGATAATATTGGTATTTATGTACCATTGTTTGCTAGTAGTAATCTAGCCGATTTAGGAATTATCCTTTTAACTTTTTTTGTTTTAATCGGAGTTTGGTGCTACGTAGCCTATCAATTAGCCCGTCATCCACTGATTGCTCGTGCCTTAACCAAATACGGTAAGCGTGTTGTTCCCTTTGTCTTGATTGGATTAGGAATTTTCATTTTGGTAGAAAGTGGTACTTACCAACTCTTATCTTCATTTCAATTCAAGTAA
- a CDS encoding Integral membrane protein TerC: MWYELIKSMGAILSFSTLGILISLIALEIVLSADNAMALAALVQHLENSNERDLALNCGLGLAFILRITLILTSTWVIQFWQFELLGSFYLLWLSGKYFWQRFWVRELNFDAIESNNYQSNWLWQIIPAIALTDLAFSLDSVTTAVALSSKVFLILAGGIIGVIALRFLAELFVQWLTEFTYLEDAAYLTIFFVGMRLFAKVLVPVYVIPEWLMIISIITLFSWGFSKRVFPQVATITSSYHFEKK; this comes from the coding sequence ATGTGGTATGAGTTAATTAAATCGATGGGTGCAATTTTATCTTTTAGCACTCTAGGAATTTTGATATCTTTAATTGCTTTAGAAATAGTTCTTTCTGCTGACAATGCTATGGCTTTAGCTGCTCTAGTTCAGCATCTGGAAAACTCTAACGAACGCGATCTTGCTTTAAATTGTGGTTTAGGATTAGCTTTTATTTTGCGCATCACGTTAATCTTAACTTCTACTTGGGTAATTCAGTTTTGGCAGTTTGAACTGTTAGGCTCTTTTTATTTATTATGGCTATCAGGCAAGTATTTTTGGCAACGTTTTTGGGTAAGAGAATTAAATTTTGACGCTATTGAATCAAATAATTATCAATCTAATTGGTTGTGGCAAATTATTCCCGCTATTGCTCTGACAGATCTAGCCTTTTCTTTAGACAGTGTAACCACAGCAGTTGCTCTTTCTAGTAAAGTGTTTTTGATTTTAGCAGGTGGTATTATTGGAGTTATTGCGCTGCGTTTTTTAGCTGAATTGTTTGTCCAATGGCTGACAGAATTTACTTATCTGGAAGATGCTGCTTACTTGACAATATTTTTTGTCGGAATGCGATTGTTTGCTAAAGTCTTAGTTCCAGTTTACGTAATACCAGAATGGTTAATGATTATCTCGATCATAACTCTTTTCTCCTGGGGATTTTCCAAGCGTGTTTTTCCTCAAGTAGCTACCATCACTTCTAGTTATCATTTTGAAAAAAAATAA
- a CDS encoding pentapeptide repeat-containing protein: MNTKFSQKLTQVCSTIFCLVLLITLFLFNQPNANAVTKLKQTFSEPSYQSPISSKREIPSPEPTVTESTPISTPEPIISPTIVPRESVSSNVTRLLQTNECVGCNLAGASLKDTNLQAANLEGANLQGADLERANLQKTNLIGANLQGADLGKTNIAGANLERANLFDADLEKANLEGTNLAGANLQEADLEKTNLASANLQGANLKGADLEDAILPTAMVIR, from the coding sequence ATGAACACAAAATTTTCCCAAAAACTAACTCAGGTTTGTTCAACTATATTTTGTCTAGTACTTCTAATCACATTATTCTTGTTTAACCAGCCTAATGCTAACGCTGTGACAAAATTGAAGCAAACTTTCTCTGAGCCATCTTATCAAAGTCCAATTTCTTCAAAGAGAGAGATCCCATCTCCTGAACCTACAGTTACTGAGTCTACACCAATTTCAACTCCAGAGCCAATTATATCTCCAACAATAGTACCTAGAGAATCTGTCTCCAGTAACGTGACTCGTTTATTACAAACCAATGAATGTGTTGGTTGTAATCTTGCTGGCGCATCTTTAAAAGATACTAATCTACAAGCAGCCAATTTAGAAGGAGCTAATTTACAAGGTGCAGACTTAGAAAGAGCCAACTTACAAAAAACCAACTTGATAGGTGCAAACCTACAGGGAGCAGACTTAGGTAAAACCAATATCGCAGGAGCAAATTTAGAAAGAGCAAATCTCTTTGATGCAGATTTAGAAAAAGCAAATTTAGAAGGAACAAATTTGGCAGGCGCAAATTTACAAGAAGCAGATTTAGAAAAAACTAACTTAGCATCCGCCAACCTGCAAGGAGCAAACTTGAAAGGAGCAGATCTAGAAGATGCAATTTTACCTACTGCAATGGTAATTCGTTAA
- a CDS encoding Phosphoesterase, PA-phosphatase related, giving the protein MLKQNQNQALILLLLGVYFPLQIFIILLLAVHNHEGALSWELPILLTIHDQTGEKLNLLAATLTNLGSFWTTTPLVIGMALSFLIAKRWNFLIYTVITFLGAISISYTGKIIIHRARPRLWELFYQVGTDYSFPSGHAISSMSFALILIILTWNSSWRWLVVIFSSLFVVSIAWTRLYLGVHYPSDIVAGWMIALAWTIAVVLTVKLFLTGLIIEKS; this is encoded by the coding sequence TTGCTGAAACAGAACCAAAATCAAGCTTTAATATTACTGTTGTTGGGCGTTTATTTCCCATTACAAATTTTTATCATACTGTTACTTGCAGTACATAATCATGAAGGTGCTTTGAGTTGGGAATTACCCATCCTATTGACAATTCATGATCAAACGGGAGAAAAATTGAATTTATTAGCAGCAACTTTAACTAATTTAGGTAGTTTTTGGACGACTACTCCTTTAGTGATCGGAATGGCTTTAAGTTTTTTAATTGCTAAACGCTGGAATTTCTTGATTTATACAGTCATTACTTTCTTAGGTGCTATTAGCATTAGCTATACAGGGAAAATCATTATCCATAGAGCCAGACCTCGTCTATGGGAATTATTTTATCAGGTGGGAACCGATTATTCGTTTCCTAGCGGTCATGCTATCTCTAGTATGTCTTTTGCTCTTATTTTAATAATTTTGACTTGGAATAGCTCCTGGCGTTGGTTAGTTGTAATTTTTAGTAGCTTATTTGTGGTCAGTATTGCTTGGACGCGACTTTATCTGGGAGTTCATTATCCTAGCGATATTGTGGCAGGTTGGATGATTGCACTAGCTTGGACAATAGCAGTAGTATTGACGGTCAAGTTATTTTTAACTGGATTAATCATCGAAAAATCTTAA